One Nocardiopsis gilva YIM 90087 genomic window, GCCAACCCGCAGCCTGGCCAGTTCGAGTTCCCGCACTACATCAAGTTCAAGCGGATCGCCGAGGAATGGGAGCCGATCGGCAACGTCTACTCGGTCCCGCCCGACCCGAAGGTCCACATGTATCCGGAGGACGACGGGATCCGCGACCTCGCTCTGCTGTGCAACGCCGCCTATATCTACACGCTGCGGCTGCTCGACGAGCTCTACCGGACGTCCTGGAAGGATATGAAGCCGGGCGAAGAGCTTACGCGATACGGCATCGAGCGCAAATTCATCGCGGCGATGCAGGGGATCCTCTTCGGGGCCATCAGGGAACTGGTACAGAGGACGATCCCGTTCGGCGAATTCAAGGGTTGCAACGCCGCACCGACCTTCGAATACTACGAGTTCCCCAAGGGCAAGGACATGACCCAGCACCTTCGGGAGATGTGCGAGAAGGTGATCCCCCACTCTCCCAGACTCGGGGGCGACAACAGCGTGCTCTGGCTCATCGACAAGATGCCGGAATTGAAGCCGCTGTCGCCGCTGCCACCGATCCCGGAGTCGCAGAAGTAGCGTCGCGCTTTCGCGAACCCCGGTTCGTCGGTGGTCGCCGGACGGCGACCACCGACGAACCGGGGTCCCGCAAAGCCGCGCGCTGAACACGAAACCGAAGCTTCGCGAGACGACCGTGCGATCGGGCCACCCGTTCCGTGCCCGCCCCGGCCGGTCGGCGCAGGTCCGTCACCGGATCCTCGACAATAGGAGAATGTCGAAGAACCGCAGCCGTGACCACCTGCACCGCGTCGACCTTCCCTGTCCCTGTGGGCTCGCGAAGGTCTACGGCGACTGCTGCGGCCCGCTACACCGCGGAGAGCGGTCCGCCTCGACCGCCGAACAGCTCATGCGATCGCGCTACAGCGCCTTCGCCGTCGGCCATGCCGGCTATCTCGTGCAAACGTGGCATCCGCGCACGCGCCCGCGGCGGGTGGGCCTCGAAGCGGGAATACGCTGGCTGCGGCTGGATGTCCTCGGTACCACCGGCGGCAGCCCCTTCCACGTCGAGGGCACCGTCTCCTTCCGGGCGATCTACAGCGATAACGGCGACGAAGGCGAGCTCCGCGAGAACAGCCGTTTCGTACGGCACGAGGGAGCCTGGACCTACCTCGATGCGCTCGGATGAGGGCAGGAAAACGCCATCCAATCCTTCTGCTCCGGGGCGGAATCCCAACGTGGCCGGTTCGCGCCAAATGGTGACGGCCACCGATGCGACTGGCGTGGCTGTTCTAGCCTTGGAATATCCATTCCCGCATGGACGTGGGAGGACAATTCACGTGTCCGAGAACTCATACCCCCCAGGGCGAGCCGTCACCATCGATTACGTCGCTGGAAAAGTCGTGTCCCGGGTCGCACCGAACGAGGTCGCATATTACCCACATGTCCGGAATAAGTATTTCGAGCGAGGAAGGGCGAACCGCGCGTCGGACAATCCCCTGGGTTTCGGGGAGATCGTGGTCGGGGTCGTCAGTGGTGTCGCGCTCACCGTTCTCCACGAGCTGGCAATCGAATCGCTCACCAACGCCGCCCGGCCGTGGTGGGTGAGGGCATGGCGGTGGCTGGCGGAGCGGCTGCGGCTCCGCCGACGGCCGAAAGTCGAACCCCACACCGATCTGCGCGCCCTGACGGCGGAGGAGGTCCCCGGCGTCGTCGCAGCCCTCACCGAACACGCCGTCCGGGCGGGCCTTCCACCGGATCAGGCGGCACAGTTGGCACGCGCGATCGTCGCGGAACTTACGCCACTCGCCAGCGCTGACGGTGGCCCCGGTGCCGACCCGGTGGACTGAGGCGAAGCCGCCGAACGCAGGAGAGCCAGGAGAACCGAACCGCTTCGACCCCTTCTTACTACCGACTGGCACCAGCATTCGGTTCTCCCTACTCATCCTGGTCGCCGCGGTTGGCTCTATGTACCTCGGCTTCTGGTACGTGGCGCTCGGAGCCGTGCTCGGGGTGGATTTCACCGGGGCGACCAGCCTGGAGGCATGCGCCGCCGAGGCCCGAGACGGCGCCGGTCGCGTGGCCGACCAGGCGGTCCTGAACACCTTCCTGACGTGCACGAACCGCATGGAGCGGGAGATCATACTGTGGATGGTCGGTATCGGCCCGGTGTGGGCCTGCCTGACGGCGGTCATCTACGCGGTCTATCCGGTCATCCTGCGGCGGAAGCTGCACCCCGTCCGCATCCCGGCCGACAGCGGTGTACGGGCGGCCCGGCAGGAGGCGGACGTAGGCGCGGACGGTACGCCCACACATGTCCGCCTTCTGACCACTCCGGGTACAGCGGGCGGGGCCCGCGTGTTCGGGGCGTTCGGCCGGTACCGGCTGGCCGTGGACACCTCGCTTCTCGCCCCCCGAGCGGACGGCAATGGTCTGGACGAACGCTCTCTGGCAATGATCCGGCACGAGGTCGCTCACCTGCGTAATCGGGACGTTGACATCACCTACCTGACAATGTCGTCATAGTGGGCGTTCCTGCTACTCATCAGCATCCCGCTGGTCGCAACCACGCTGGCGGTCATCGTCGCCGCCGTGACCGGTACCAGGCCCGGTCACCTGGTCACGATGTTCGTCGTGCCGCTGGTGACCACCGCGCTGGTCCTCCCACTGCTGCAGGCGGACCGGCGATGCCCTACGCCACCTCTTCGCCCGCTCGGCCCCCTTCCCCACCTGGACATCAGGACGGTGGTGGTGGCGCAGGCACCGCGGTTACCACCCCTCCCTCGAGTCGCGGTTTCGTGTGCTCGACGACCCGCGTCTGCTCGCCGCGGTCAGCAGTATCGACCTGGTCATCGCAGGGATCGCGCTGGGCGCCGCCCAGCGGCACCTCGGTCCGGTCACTGACAACGTGATCTTCTCCTCCAGCGGAAAGCTCCTCTCCGCCTCCCTCGTCGGCGCCCCCGTCGGCGCCCTCGTCGCTGCGATCGTGTGGACCGCAATCTATGCTGCGCCGAACGATCGACACCGCTGGCGGGGCACGGCCGCGGCGCTGACGGCCGGGACACTTCTGGGCCTGGCATTCCCACATCCGGCTGGCAGCGCGTGGACCGATGTGCTGATGGAGCATCCGGTCCTTGGACTGGTGCCGGTCACGGTGCTGTGGGGTGTCTGCCTGGTGTTCCTGAAGTGGGCGGCGTTGTGCGCTCGGACCTGGCTGGATGCAGCAGGGCGGGAGCGGACGATGTGCGTCGCCGGGATCGTCTGCGCGGCGGTCGCGTTCGGGTGCATGTTCGGGATGTGGACCCTGTTCCGCAGGGTTCTTGAGGCCGAGGCGTCCAGCGGGTGGTTCAGTCTGTGGGCCGCCCTGGTCCCCATCGCCGCGAGCCCAGCTCTCCCTCCGGCGGTCGGGTGCGTGACGGCATTCCTCTTCGTAGGACTGGTCCGCCGATCGAACGTGCGCGGTCCGGCCGATCGTCCACTGCTCCCTATCTTCGCGGCGTGTGCGGTCGTCCTCGGACATGTGGGACTGCTGGTGGCGTCCATCGTCGTGTTCGCCGTCAACGGCATCGGACAGGTCGGCGGGGTGACAATCGCGGACGTGTTCAGCGTCCTCATGCTCCTGACAGTCGGACTCGCGGGGGCCATAAGTGTCGCTTTGGGGGCCTGGTCCGGTGGTCGCGGCCGACTGGGCGTCGCACTGTGCACCGCCGCGGTGTTCGTGCTCACGGCAGCGGCGCTGCAGCCCGGCCTCCATGAACTGACCCTGCAGGGCGCGCGGTGCCTGTTCGTGGACAACTCCCTCAGCTGCTGGGGAAGAACCGGCATGGGCATGGTCACGACGTACAGCGACGAGCCGTTCATCAAACTGGGACTACCCGTTGCCCTCGCCGTAGGCTGCGGAGGCGCCACATTCGGCTCGGGTCTGCGTGGGCTCGCGGCGAGGTGGCGACGTTCGCCCCCGGTCGGCCGCACATCCCGTACACCACGGAGAACACGTCACACCGTCAGCGCGGTCACGGCGGTCGTAGCCACGGCCCTCGTCGTGGGGTCGATCCTCGGCGCGACCCTAGGGCCACGATCGGGCCGATCCGCCGAGGAGTTGGCCGAGCTGCGATCCCAGGTGGAACCCGCGACCGTCAGCCGAGCAGCGGCATGTGAGAAGGCCACGGTGAGTCGGAACGTCGCATTCGACAGCGGCAGCGTCACGCTGGCCTCCAGCAGCGACGAGGTCCTGGCCGCCTTCGGGCGCACCATGCTCGACGGTGCGGCCCTCACCGACGAGCGGCTCTTCAACGCGGCACACCGCTACTGCCGCGTGCGCGAACGGGGGCAGTGACCTGCGTGGACTGGTGGGGCCCGGAGATCGCGTCCCTTCAGCAGCCGATGGCGCCCACCTTCACCTGCCCCAGCGTCCGCTCGATGACCCGCCGACCGCGACACGGTCGGTCGCGGATTCCGTGAGGGGGTCGTGGAAGGTGGGGGTGAGCGACTTCATCAGCATGCGCTTGCCCCCGGGAAGGGCAGCCGCACGGACCAGCCAGTCGCGCGCGGCGATCCGCCAGCGCGAGCCGGGGGCCATCCACCCGACGAATCCGCGGCCGAACTCCTGGGTCTGGGTGACAGCGGGGCGCATGCGCTCCTCGTAGCGCGCCATTGCCCCGGCCATGTCGCCCTTGGCGGCGCCCAGCTCCTCGGCCAGCACCCATGCACCGGCCATCGCCAGCGCGGCGCCGTGCCCGGCGAACAGCGAGACCGCCTGGCAGGCGTCGCCGAGCAGCA contains:
- a CDS encoding M48 family metalloprotease, with protein sequence MYLGFWYVALGAVLGVDFTGATSLEACAAEARDGAGRVADQAVLNTFLTCTNRMEREIILWMVGIGPVWACLTAVIYAVYPVILRRKLHPVRIPADSGVRAARQEADVGADGTPTHVRLLTTPGTAGGARVFGAFGRYRLAVDTSLLAPRADGNGLDERSLAMIRHEVAHLRNRDVDITYLTMSS
- a CDS encoding YchJ family protein, which codes for MSKNRSRDHLHRVDLPCPCGLAKVYGDCCGPLHRGERSASTAEQLMRSRYSAFAVGHAGYLVQTWHPRTRPRRVGLEAGIRWLRLDVLGTTGGSPFHVEGTVSFRAIYSDNGDEGELRENSRFVRHEGAWTYLDALG